The Salvelinus alpinus chromosome 22, SLU_Salpinus.1, whole genome shotgun sequence DNA window GATCTCACGAATAACGTTATACTCAAAATAAAGATAACTCAACGTCTGTAAGCCCCGGAACATACCGGGAGTTAGCCTTTCAATGTCGTTCCCATTCAGATATAAACTCTTCAGGTTGGGAAGATTGATAAATGCCCCTTCCTGGACATACGATATCCGGTTATTCCCCAAGTGTAGTAAATCCAAGCTGGAAAAGTTCCAGAAATCAGACCGGTAGATTTTCTGTATCAGATTTCCGCTCAGGTAAAGTTTCTTGGCATTGAGAGGCCTGGGCAGAAGCTCTGAGATATTATGAAAGCCCTTCTCTTTACAGTTGACCGTTAGCCCCAGGTCGTTGATATGGAGGTTGCAGATACATCCAGAGGGGCAGACGATAGGGATGGGGGGGCGGGTCTGGTAGCCAGCTATTGGGGGCTGGTTCAGGCCGGGGTAGAGACTACGAGGGGTGGGAGGGTTTTTGGTGGGCCTGGGCCGTTTGGTGGGTTTGACATGTCTCTCTTTGTACTCCACAGACGATGCTGTGTTGTGGAACGACGACAGCATGGAGGACGGTTTCGTTGGCCACGTGTTCTCATTGTTGAACGGAGACCGGGGGATTCCCAGTTTGGCCTCGATTTCTGTGTCTGAGAGTAACGGACAGAGCTCACTGCGTTTGATCTCACGTAAATCTTTCCCGTGCAAGTGGAAGGGGTACTCGCAGGTGATCTCTCCGACCAGCGCTGTGTAGGGAACACGTTCCAACCATGTTTTTAGCTGAACTATATCACACTCACAGATCCATGGATTCTCCTCTAGCTGAATCTCCATCAGGCTCCGCCCCACATATTCCAACGTGCCCTTATATGGTAATGTCTTTAACCGGTTTCCCCTCAGGTCTAGGTGTGTTAGTGACACCGACCTGAATAGGTAGCTGGGCAGGACTGGTATCAGATTGTCATTTAGGATGAGCACTCTGAGTTTGTGGAGGTGCCTGAAGGCTCCGCTCTCTATCCTCTTGATGACATTATAGTCCGCTTGCAGGTATTCCAAGCTTTCCAGACCCAGGAAGGTGTCATTCCGGAAAACCTCTAGTTTGTTCTCATGGAGGAATAGCCGTTTCAGAATTCCCAATCCGTTAAATGCTCCGGCGTGGATGTCCTGTAGCGCATTATTCCCCAGATTAATGGACACGGCATTGTTGAGGTGAATAAAACTGTTGAAGTACAGCTTCCTCATGGAGTTCCTCTGTAGGTTGAGTTTGAAGGGCCGTGTCCATATCTGGGAGATCTGACTGACGTTCGTAAATCCTTTGCTGTCGCAGTGGACGTGAAATACGCCCTCTTTGACTTCGCAGTAGCAGGGCTCGAAGCAGGGCTCGTCGATCTCCTCCGAGTCCTCCAGCAGTGGGATCGGGGTGGTCCATCCTAGGGCTATGGTGCTCAGCAAGGTAACCCACAGCATCCTCACTGAGACCTGATGAAGTCACGGCTATGGCAAGCCCCTTCACAGCACTGCAAcagtagagaagagagggagagggagaaggggcacagacacaaactcacacacacacacacacacacacacacacacacacacacacacacacacacacacacacacacacacacacacacacacacacacacacacacacacacacacacacacacacacacacacacacacacacacacacacacacacacacacacacacacacacacacacacacacacacacacacacagacagacagacagacagacacagacacacacagggacagcGGGGTGAAGAGTgtgaaaaagagacagagagagagagaccgttagTATTGCTGTCTCATGGAAGGTGCACATGGAAATGAATGAATACAGTGACATTGGTGTATCAATGTAGCCCACTGACTGTTTAACTCATTACCCACCAACCTAAAACAATTACAAATCTCCCTATTAGACCCTTGTTTAACGTCACCATATGTCACGTTATGAGTATCTACCACTAGCCTAAGGTTGCCGTAAATCAAACTCAGAGATGCTTATCTCAATGAATAAATGAAGGAAGGCAACTGCAGTTGTccgtggagggtggagaggagaggagatctcTCTGTATTTAATACATAACGTAGCAAACCTCTCCCGGACACATCAGACACCGGAGTTCGCTTTGATGTTGTGAAAATTAACGACAGTGTGGTTTCACCAGATGAATCACACCGTAGCGTGAGCTATACCCCCGTTACCCTAGGGATAGGGACAGAGTTGTCATCGGGGCTCAAGGCACGGACCAGAGAGAACAACAGGACGTTTGGGCAATATGCAGTGTTCTAATCAAATAACCTTCGGAAATACAGCGATTTGTTATAAGGGTATAAAATTCAAGTGACAACAGATTACATATCATTGTCTTCGGTGCAGCTGCCGGGTTAAATGTTTGAGAACAAATTGATTGCAGACTGTTCATAGCCTACCAAAATAAGATATGTTTAGCCTTATCTCCATATGTAAATATAATATGCTATAGATGAACGGAGATGACTGATCGGCTGCTCAAGGGCTAGAGAGAAAAATACCAAATAACGGATTTGTCATCTCCCCGCACGTGAATGTCCTTAGCCCCCGGTCCTTATGGTCATTGTAAAAGAAAatgatattaaaaataaaacgtgTCATTTTTTTTGGACGATTTCCTTTACCATCAGCGCTGATGGTGTtaaaactgcacacacacacacacacacacacacacacacacacacacacacacacacacacacacacacacacacacacacacacacacacacacacacacacacacacacacacacacacacacacacacacacacacacacacacacacacacgctacgaTGAATAGCGCACTTTGTATGTTCCCAGTGCTCTGCCTCCACCGTTTGGCTTGTATAGCAGATCTATgcgctgtccgtggtgctgagaTCCCATGGAACACCCACAAAGCCCCTGCAGCCGCTGTCCATTAAACCGGTGGTgctgaaataaaacaaaatccgAAAAACACTAAAAAGAGAGAAAACGTATTCTCCCTTACTCTTTCCGATCGTTTAGCATTTCCACGTCCCACAGCGGTTGGTAAAGTGTTATATTCCTGGGTGTCAGCTGTTATATCCCAGGGTACCTACTCAGTATAATGAGATCCAACTTCACATCGCCTGCCCGTGCGGTGGCCGTGTAGCGGGGGAGGTGAGATGTCCCGCGTGCCTTCCGTTATGGGCTGttgagagacggagagaaggagagacaagaAAAAGATGCATAGGAATGAGCCGCACACATCCATACAGCATAACGCAATCAAACCCTGTACCTTGACAAAACCACAAACTGTTAGCACAGGGTAGCTATACCAGAAACATAGGTTAAATTATGGACACGATAGTCTATACAGAAAACACAATGaaattataaataaatacattgacAATATCTGTTGTATCTCAAAGAACTGGCAAACCCGAATTATGAAACAAACGTGGGAATGTAAAGGCAATAGAAATGAAACCTATATAAGGTAAGGAAAAGGAGCTGTTGAAATGCGAGCCGAGCGCTATGCAGGTGCGTTCGTCGTGACATCGGCTCGAAACCGTTGAATGTGGGAAACAAATGCTCATTGATCAGATAGGATAGCCAGATTCCTCTGCTCCGTTCTCACCATCAACGAGCGCGTTCCTTTCCCTCCCACGTCCGTGGCTTAGCTATATGCAATAAgcgcattaacacacacacacatattcacacacgCACCACTCACCTTACTTTGGCACTGCAATTTAACAGCATCCGGAAAAAAAACACCACTAGTTTAAAGATTGTtggatctctctctttccttctctgcctctcttcctgcCGAGATTTTcccgttgctctctctctctctctctctctctctctctctctctctctctctctctctctctctctctctctctctctctctctctctctctctctctctctctctctctctctctctctctctctctctctctctatctctctccaaccGCTGTGGCTCcggcaaagagagagaaaatgaagacGTGATTGGAATGCAATGTTCTCTTTTTTTCTATCCACTTTGCTTATGATGCAGGTCCTCAGCTTGCTTGCTTGCCTCCACTTACGAACGTTCAACAGTATAGCCAGGCGAAACTGCACTCGTCTTGGCTTAAGCTTCCCAGCTCTGTCCGATGCGCCAACCTTCTGTGGATCAGAGCAAAGTCTATTTTTTCGTCGGCTCTTTTTTAGACGTCACTGGAAGGAGCTTTAAGTGAAGATAGAGGGAGCAACTAGCGAGAGATGGAGaagtagggggtggggggggggtggaggggacaTTGGCGTTGGTTGTGGATGGTGTCGGCCTTGCTGAGAGGAGGAGCGCTCTGACTGTCGCAATAGGAGCGTGCTCTCGCTCTgttggaaaggagagagaggtgtgtgcaTGGCGTGTGGTTCTGCGTCTCTGAGGCAGCAGACCTGTGGATGACAGGCAAAGCGAGGCGGAGACCAGGGAGCAGAGAGGCACTTACAGGGGATTTGTTTTTTGTATCTTTGGCTACTATTTACAGAAAATGACTAACTTGAATACGTTGACTTGATATAGTTCATCCTACAGTTTATCTTGTGCCTTTTTGAGTGTAAGCATATGATTCATCTATACTGGACTGTCCCATCTCCTaaatgtgttttctctctctctctctctctctctctctctctctctctctctctctctctctctctctctctctctctctctctctctctctctctctctctctctctctctctctctctctctctctgaatagaAGGGAGGGTAGCCATTGGCTCCTGACAGTCTCTCTCCGTTCGATCTCACTGCAGCAGTCACGGCGCGACGAGTGGAAAGGAAGCGCTCATACTCTGTTCGGTGCCTTTCCGCGCGCAGCCTCCAGCGGGCAATACAACCCCGCATGAGAGCCAGGGCCACATCAAATCGCATGGTGGACTTCGTTCACTCCGAACAGTACTATGATCAAGACAAACATACATTTTctcgttttgttttgttttacttttTTCTAAAAAGATTTCATGATGACACCTCTGACATCTAAAATGAATAGTCTATCCTAAGCCTACTTCCCGGAATCGTGACCTGTTCAGGATTTAATGATgtgtgttgtgattctggataaGAACTGAAATCACTGTTCCATTCTGCTATGTGAAAATAACAGATTTTCTCTCATTGTTTTCATGCATTGTATTAGAGCTTAGTTTACAGGCTATGGGAATTATATTGTGGTAGCATGAGTCAGGTAGATTGTGGATCGTTTGGCAGCCCCAGGCTGTACAGTATCTGTGTCCCAGATTTTGTCCCAAAATAAACCCCCATtggcacacacactcccacacgtTCACGCCCAGCCTGACACAGCCTAAGAGATAAGAGAGGAGAGTTCATTAGTGCCTGGCCAGCTGTCACAGGACTAGACACCAGGGTCACCAATATAAGGCATGGCATTGGGCTCTGGAGATAGGAGGACAGAGTCTACTAACTCACATCTGCTAGAGAAGAGAACCAAGGCTGATATTCTAGGCCCAGGTTTCAGGGTGCTATATAGCAGAGACAAGCGGGAAAtatgagtaagagagagagagagggagagagagagagagagagagagagagagagagagagagagagagagagagagagagagagagagagagagagagagagagagagagagtcagccaCTCAGAGAGTCAGTCATTTAGCTGCTGTTGCTGCAGCCACACAGTCACTCAGAGAGTCAGTCATTTAGCTGCTGCTGCAGCCACACAGTCACTCAGAGAGTCAGTCatttagctgctgctgctgcagccacACAGTCACTCAGAGAGTCAGTCATTTAGCTGCTGCTGCAGCCACACAGTCACTCAGAGAGTCAGTCATTTAGTTGCTGCTGCTGCAGCCACACAGTCACTCAGAGAATCACTCAGGCAGAGAACACTAGGCTACAACTTATCCGTATCTGGACACCAACACTTCTCTTGCACCATCTTCAGCATCAGGCTTTACTCCCGGCTCACCTTCGACATAACAGTCTTAACTTGACATGTCATCACAGGTATCCCATTGACTGGGTATAGGGCCCAATGTCAAATCCAATCCTCACCAGCTGACCTGGCATGGCTTAAGTACAGTGACTTGGAAGACTGCAAAACTAAAGGAAACTAAAGGAAAACGAAATGAAAAGTTAAGGAAAACTAAAGGAAACTGAAGGAAAACTAAAGGAAAACTATAGGAAACTAAAGGAAACTAAAGAAAAACTGAAACTAAAGTAAATTACTTTTCAATGAAAACTTTTCACTTTCCACCATTAACCTCTCACTggctccccatccctctcccctgtgtatcccaggtgtgggATCTGAGTGATGTCCCATGTCCCCTGTCATAGCGTGGTATGGAGTTCTCAGTGAGGTGAGTAGTTCTAAGTGCTTCCCTTGTTTCTCCCTGGCCTCCTCTGCTGGATCCTACTGTTCCCATGAGAACATGCCTGAGTctctgtggtctgtctgtctgtctgccactcAGAGGAATCACATAGACTGTCTGAGTTTGTTAGGAACTctacagaagagaggagggaacgAAGGGGGACATAGGGTTGATCAAGGACAGGAGTCACAcacatatgacacacacacacagactcacacacagacacagacacacacacacccacacacacacatggatacatGTCGGAGAGAAGGAATGAAGACAACAGCTCCCCTACTGGAGATTATTATGTTATACAGTCAGGACCACTGGTCAAGGATTCTAAcatacaactctctctctctctctctctctctctctctctctctctctctctctctctctctctctctctctctctctctctctctctctctctctc harbors:
- the LOC139549493 gene encoding SLIT and NTRK-like protein 3, with product MLWVTLLSTIALGWTTPIPLLEDSEEIDEPCFEPCYCEVKEGVFHVHCDSKGFTNVSQISQIWTRPFKLNLQRNSMRKLYFNSFIHLNNAVSINLGNNALQDIHAGAFNGLGILKRLFLHENKLEVFRNDTFLGLESLEYLQADYNVIKRIESGAFRHLHKLRVLILNDNLIPVLPSYLFRSVSLTHLDLRGNRLKTLPYKGTLEYVGRSLMEIQLEENPWICECDIVQLKTWLERVPYTALVGEITCEYPFHLHGKDLREIKRSELCPLLSDTEIEAKLGIPRSPFNNENTWPTKPSSMLSSFHNTASSVEYKERHVKPTKRPRPTKNPPTPRSLYPGLNQPPIAGYQTRPPIPIVCPSGCICNLHINDLGLTVNCKEKGFHNISELLPRPLNAKKLYLSGNLIQKIYRSDFWNFSSLDLLHLGNNRISYVQEGAFINLPNLKSLYLNGNDIERLTPGMFRGLQTLSYLYFEYNVIREIQPASFSLMPSLQLVFLNDNLLRTLPTDAFAGTSLARLNLRNNYFLSLPVRGVLEHLHSIVQVDLHQNPWDCSCDIIPLKTWMEKLSSVIMVSDVICKTPDFAFGKDLRSLDAEVICPELKYSSGPSPALLPSDDMITGSSGLGEAVGRGPVPLSVLILSLLVLFISAVFVAAGLFAFVLRRRKKLPFRKRSEVDLTGIQMQCRIFEDPPRQTSSGSIGSPEKPTSGHTHTHTHGHVGHTHTHGHVYDYIPHPVTQMCNNPIYKPREGEVGEGEGGQFAETKENNSNYRTLLEKEREWTLAMSNSQLNTIVMVNHNTGDISSFHENSGLCPTVIDSQRPTPTVGFVDCLYGTVPKLKDVHVAHAHPPGMQYPDLQQDARLKDTLLFTTGKGCYPDSSQSDYLELRAKLQTKPDYLEVLEKSYRF